In Ruminococcaceae bacterium BL-6, a genomic segment contains:
- a CDS encoding Exopolyphosphatase, whose product MNRRKSGKIAAVIDISSNLLKMKICQLKKGEIEMVDRLEYPIRLGNEVFHGGKISFECLWEMSSILHGYAEAMQQYGVTQYKMVATTALREAKNRDYITDQLKIQNNAAVQILEDDQEKTLIYSEILNSIQAMDDLPPGSTLISFIGTGSIGISIFNGTDMVFSQNIAIGPLKLYNMLSGIQESTGDFGTVAEEYLDLVIGHIPLPDTEKKIPNLVLTGNEIEMIARICGIAPAQNRYLIPSELIERLFQEVRTMPPAAIGPKYGLAESSAEILYPALVIYVRLIRLTHAPRVVSPKVELWDALMRQLLIPKSKSDYEKHVVTNAVSCAQRIADQYRCPKAHSDTVRRFSCRIFDKTKSLHGLDFKKRLILELAAILHDCGHYINSKDYLRSTFDLVKNIDIYGLTDEDMLMVAYLCRYDENLVPGENDADFSALDRTNRLTISKLVAIFRLANSLDKSQMQKLGDIRVKLEKDRLVISGRSDDNLYLEKWAFGLCSPFFQEVFGIHPVFAVKSEMLHQP is encoded by the coding sequence GTGAACAGAAGAAAAAGCGGGAAAATAGCCGCCGTCATCGACATCAGTTCCAACCTGCTCAAAATGAAAATCTGTCAGCTGAAAAAGGGCGAAATCGAAATGGTGGACCGGCTGGAATATCCCATCCGCCTTGGGAACGAGGTCTTTCACGGGGGAAAGATCAGCTTTGAATGCCTGTGGGAGATGTCCTCCATCCTTCACGGGTACGCCGAAGCGATGCAGCAATACGGGGTGACCCAGTATAAGATGGTGGCGACGACCGCCCTGCGCGAGGCCAAAAACAGGGATTACATCACCGACCAGCTGAAAATCCAGAACAACGCCGCGGTGCAGATTCTGGAGGACGACCAGGAAAAGACGCTGATCTACTCGGAAATCCTGAACTCCATTCAGGCCATGGACGATCTTCCGCCCGGAAGCACCCTGATTTCCTTTATCGGCACCGGCAGCATCGGAATTTCCATCTTCAACGGGACCGACATGGTATTTTCCCAGAACATCGCGATCGGGCCGCTGAAGCTTTACAACATGCTGAGCGGCATTCAGGAAAGCACCGGGGATTTCGGCACGGTTGCGGAGGAATACCTCGACCTGGTCATCGGGCACATCCCGCTTCCGGACACGGAAAAGAAGATTCCAAACCTGGTGCTGACCGGAAACGAGATCGAGATGATCGCCCGCATCTGCGGGATCGCCCCGGCGCAGAACCGGTATCTCATCCCCTCCGAGCTGATCGAACGGCTTTTTCAGGAGGTGCGCACCATGCCGCCCGCGGCGATCGGCCCGAAATACGGGCTTGCGGAGAGCAGCGCGGAAATCCTGTATCCCGCGCTCGTCATCTATGTCCGGCTGATCCGGCTGACCCACGCGCCGCGCGTCGTCTCCCCAAAGGTGGAGCTGTGGGACGCCCTGATGCGCCAGCTTCTGATCCCGAAAAGCAAAAGTGATTATGAAAAGCACGTGGTGACGAACGCCGTTTCCTGCGCGCAGCGGATCGCGGACCAGTACCGCTGCCCCAAAGCCCATTCGGACACGGTCCGGCGGTTTTCCTGCCGGATTTTCGACAAGACTAAAAGCCTGCACGGGCTTGATTTCAAAAAGCGCCTGATCCTGGAACTGGCCGCGATCCTGCACGACTGCGGGCATTACATCAACTCGAAGGATTATCTGCGCAGCACGTTCGACCTCGTAAAAAACATCGACATCTACGGCCTGACGGACGAGGACATGCTGATGGTGGCTTACCTTTGCCGCTATGACGAGAACCTTGTCCCCGGGGAAAACGACGCGGATTTTTCCGCGCTGGATCGCACGAACCGCCTGACCATCTCGAAGCTGGTGGCGATCTTCCGGCTCGCGAACTCCCTGGACAAATCCCAGATGCAGAAGCTGGGCGACATCCGCGTCAAGCTCGAAAAAGACCGGCTCGTCATCAGCGGCCGGAGCGACGACAACCTTTACCTGGAAAAATGGGCGTTCGGTCTCTGCTCCCCGTTCTTCCAAGAGGTATTCGGCATTCATCCCGTGTTTGCCGTCAAATCGGAAATGCTGCATCAACCGTAA
- a CDS encoding GNAT family N-acetyltransferase — translation MSSNTIMLARWGMQAELERIWRICFDEEKRPTDFFFNNAFRPQDCLIYRAGEHIAAMVHMLPAAIAQDGKAVQAHYIYGAATLPEYRSRGYMGALLRCAGHVGLRRGDRFSFLLPASRGLYDYYAGYGYVPNFQTRFVTASAEELRRISAGYSRRRVLLTYRQMNRLRGELLLKQDGSALWDERALAYADGINRRYGGARVCFGEAGETAYAFCRMAGPGLCEVTELMSRPETLPGLAANLLSAMPAQSYRIRLPGGGPLFEGRGKVSHFGMIKPLGGITIQKMIQGSNRPYLGLTLD, via the coding sequence ATGAGTAGCAACACGATCATGCTCGCCCGGTGGGGGATGCAGGCGGAGCTGGAGCGGATCTGGCGGATCTGCTTCGACGAGGAGAAGCGCCCGACCGATTTCTTTTTCAACAATGCGTTCCGTCCGCAGGACTGCCTGATCTACCGCGCCGGAGAACACATTGCAGCCATGGTGCATATGCTGCCCGCGGCGATCGCGCAGGATGGCAAAGCGGTTCAGGCGCATTATATTTATGGGGCGGCAACGCTCCCCGAATACCGCTCGCGTGGATACATGGGCGCGCTTCTGCGCTGCGCCGGGCATGTGGGCCTTCGGCGCGGGGACCGCTTCTCCTTCCTGCTGCCGGCATCGCGCGGGCTTTACGATTATTATGCCGGATACGGCTATGTCCCGAATTTTCAGACGCGGTTCGTGACGGCTTCCGCCGAGGAGCTGCGGCGGATTTCGGCGGGATACAGCCGCCGGCGGGTTCTGCTGACCTACCGCCAGATGAATCGTCTGCGCGGGGAGCTCCTTTTGAAACAGGATGGCTCCGCCCTTTGGGATGAGCGTGCGCTCGCCTATGCGGATGGCATCAACCGCCGCTACGGCGGGGCGCGGGTCTGCTTTGGGGAAGCGGGGGAAACGGCTTACGCGTTCTGCCGCATGGCCGGACCGGGCCTGTGCGAAGTGACAGAGCTGATGTCCCGTCCGGAAACGCTGCCGGGCCTTGCGGCGAACCTTTTGTCCGCCATGCCCGCTCAGAGCTACCGGATCCGGCTTCCAGGCGGCGGCCCCTTGTTTGAGGGGCGCGGAAAAGTTTCTCATTTTGGCATGATAAAGCCCCTTGGGGGCATAACCATACAGAAAATGATCCAGGGCTCAAACAGGCCCTATCTTGGGCTGACGCTGGATTAA
- a CDS encoding DJ-1/PfpI family protein, translating into MVYVFLADGFEEIEALTPVDVLRRAGLDVRTVGVGSKRVTGSHRVEVTADIEEGAMEFGNLQAVVLPGGLPGAVNLDRSQSVQKAVARCFEGGGYVSAICAAPSVLGHMGLLKGKRATCSPGFEKELLGAEFCDESVVADGKIITGNGPGAAMPFALKLAEVLSGEETARRLRKSMQCR; encoded by the coding sequence ATGGTCTATGTTTTTTTAGCGGATGGATTTGAGGAGATTGAAGCGCTTACCCCGGTGGATGTCCTGCGCCGCGCAGGGCTCGACGTGCGTACGGTCGGCGTCGGTTCCAAACGGGTGACGGGCTCTCACCGCGTCGAAGTGACCGCCGACATCGAAGAGGGTGCGATGGAATTCGGCAATCTGCAGGCGGTGGTCCTGCCGGGCGGGCTCCCCGGCGCGGTCAACCTCGACCGGTCCCAGTCCGTGCAAAAGGCGGTTGCCCGCTGCTTTGAGGGCGGGGGTTATGTGTCCGCCATCTGCGCGGCGCCGTCGGTCCTGGGGCATATGGGCCTGCTCAAAGGGAAGCGCGCCACATGCAGCCCCGGCTTTGAAAAGGAGCTTCTGGGCGCGGAATTCTGCGACGAATCCGTCGTGGCGGATGGAAAAATCATCACCGGGAACGGCCCGGGCGCGGCGATGCCTTTCGCTTTGAAGCTGGCGGAAGTCCTTTCCGGCGAGGAGACAGCCCGACGGCTGAGAAAGTCGATGCAATGCCGGTAA
- the tmk gene encoding Thymidylate kinase, which yields MNGKLIVLEGLDGSGKATQTALLCSELSSLKVPLRWVSFPDYREPSSALVKMYLSGEFGSDPGDVNAYAASSFYAVDRFASYVRFWRKDYLSGSLIIADRYVTSNMVFQLPKLPRAQWDSFLGWLCEFEYDKLGLPRPDATIYLDMPPEVSQRLLSGRYHGDERKKDIHECNTAFLNACRESAAYCAAKLNWQVINCTDGEQAKSVREIHDEIMKTHLIKECSNLC from the coding sequence GTGAACGGGAAGTTGATCGTGCTGGAAGGCCTTGACGGCAGCGGAAAAGCTACGCAGACCGCTCTTTTGTGCAGCGAGCTTTCCTCGTTGAAAGTCCCGCTGCGCTGGGTTTCGTTCCCCGATTACCGCGAACCGTCTTCGGCGCTGGTCAAGATGTACCTTTCGGGCGAATTCGGGAGCGACCCGGGCGACGTCAATGCCTACGCGGCCTCTTCCTTTTACGCGGTCGACCGCTTCGCAAGCTATGTCAGGTTCTGGCGGAAGGACTATCTTTCCGGCAGCCTGATTATTGCGGACCGCTATGTCACTTCGAACATGGTCTTTCAGCTTCCGAAGCTTCCGCGCGCGCAGTGGGATTCGTTCCTCGGCTGGCTCTGTGAATTTGAATACGACAAGCTCGGCCTGCCCCGGCCGGACGCGACGATCTATCTGGATATGCCCCCGGAGGTTTCCCAGCGCCTGCTCAGTGGCCGGTATCACGGCGACGAGCGGAAGAAGGATATCCACGAGTGCAACACGGCTTTCCTGAACGCCTGCCGCGAAAGCGCCGCCTATTGCGCGGCAAAACTGAACTGGCAGGTAATAAATTGTACCGACGGAGAACAAGCTAAGTCTGTCCGGGAAATCCACGACGAGATCATGAAGACTCATTTGATAAAGGAATGTAGCAATTTATGTTGA
- a CDS encoding Serine/threonine kinase, which translates to MTDFNLCMNCMSEIEGDEVCPSCGCRPDAPQAAGALPCRTILQNRYLVGMAKKHNGQGFTYIGYDTVLNIKTEIHEFFPRTLCERLPDRAGVHVIAGSEDVLGEYKTSFLTHARELAHLRELSAIEQIYDIFEENGAAYTISEWEDSITLRYFVERSGGNLNWNAARQLFMPVLSALSAMHAHGVNHLGISPDTLVILKDGKMKLTDFCIDAVRRMDTDLPPDMVPGCAALEQYVMDYVPDEATDVYGFAACLFFALTGALPQDALRRKTDSRLLIPTSILRSLPPHVVTGLANALQVLPSKRTARFERLREELSAAPTVTAKMDEVSSLGEEEPEKPGRKKGAPSFVWAVASCAVALAVFVGIGLLWLFPRTAAGPVESSMAVPSSAADGSAVGGIMMQEASGEAVLSADRVEVPDLAGKKISDLTSSDDASEKDYEILVSDKEFSDTVPEGEVIRQTPDPGTMMEKGGKIVVVVSKGASERTLPDIANLSLADASSAVTAAGFVPVKADAYSGTVPVGSVIGYRDRKVGERLGYGTKVVLLLSKGPDPNASSAAGSQP; encoded by the coding sequence ATGACTGACTTTAACCTGTGTATGAACTGTATGTCGGAAATAGAGGGAGACGAAGTCTGCCCCAGCTGCGGGTGCCGCCCGGATGCGCCTCAGGCGGCGGGCGCGCTTCCCTGCAGGACGATTTTGCAGAACCGCTATCTGGTGGGGATGGCCAAAAAGCACAACGGACAGGGCTTTACCTATATCGGTTACGACACGGTGCTGAACATCAAGACGGAAATTCACGAGTTCTTCCCCCGGACCCTGTGCGAAAGGCTTCCGGATCGAGCGGGCGTGCACGTCATCGCCGGGAGCGAGGATGTGTTAGGGGAATATAAAACTTCTTTTTTGACTCACGCGCGGGAGCTTGCCCATCTGAGGGAGCTTTCCGCCATTGAACAGATTTACGATATTTTTGAAGAAAACGGCGCCGCCTATACGATTTCCGAATGGGAAGACAGCATCACACTGCGGTACTTTGTGGAGCGCAGCGGCGGAAACCTGAACTGGAACGCGGCGCGCCAGCTCTTCATGCCCGTCCTTTCGGCGCTGAGCGCCATGCACGCGCACGGGGTGAACCATCTGGGGATCTCGCCCGACACGCTTGTGATTCTGAAGGACGGAAAAATGAAGCTCACCGATTTCTGCATCGACGCGGTGAGGAGGATGGATACTGACCTTCCGCCGGACATGGTGCCCGGATGCGCGGCGCTGGAGCAGTACGTCATGGATTATGTGCCGGATGAGGCGACGGATGTCTACGGCTTCGCCGCGTGCCTGTTCTTTGCGCTGACGGGGGCCCTTCCGCAGGATGCGCTGCGGCGCAAAACCGATTCGCGCCTGCTGATCCCGACCAGCATCCTGCGCAGCCTTCCGCCGCACGTCGTCACGGGGCTTGCGAACGCGCTTCAGGTGCTGCCGTCCAAGCGGACCGCGCGGTTCGAAAGGCTGCGCGAGGAGCTTTCCGCCGCGCCGACCGTGACGGCCAAAATGGATGAGGTTTCGTCGCTGGGCGAAGAGGAGCCCGAAAAGCCAGGCCGTAAAAAAGGAGCCCCCAGCTTCGTGTGGGCCGTGGCTTCGTGCGCCGTCGCCCTCGCGGTGTTCGTCGGGATCGGCCTTCTCTGGCTTTTTCCGCGCACCGCCGCGGGCCCGGTCGAATCCAGCATGGCGGTGCCGTCTTCCGCCGCCGATGGGTCCGCTGTGGGCGGAATCATGATGCAGGAAGCATCCGGCGAGGCCGTGCTCAGCGCCGACCGGGTCGAAGTGCCGGATCTGGCCGGCAAAAAGATCAGCGACCTGACGTCTTCGGATGACGCTTCGGAAAAGGATTACGAAATCCTTGTTTCCGACAAGGAATTCAGCGATACGGTGCCGGAGGGGGAAGTGATCCGCCAGACCCCCGATCCCGGCACCATGATGGAAAAGGGCGGGAAAATCGTCGTCGTGGTCAGCAAGGGGGCGTCGGAGCGCACGCTGCCCGATATTGCAAACCTCAGCCTGGCCGACGCTTCCTCCGCCGTGACGGCCGCCGGATTCGTACCGGTGAAGGCCGACGCGTACAGCGGCACGGTCCCCGTGGGCAGCGTGATCGGCTACCGTGACCGCAAGGTGGGGGAACGCCTCGGCTACGGCACCAAGGTCGTGCTTCTGCTCAGCAAGGGGCCGGATCCGAACGCTTCGTCCGCTGCGGGTTCCCAGCCTTAG
- a CDS encoding 5-formyltetrahydrofolate cyclo-ligase, whose translation MPVRNIREVKIGLRAKFRRMRENMTEEKRRRLDAEIQCRLLTLREYARADTIFTYVSKPIEVDTISIIKAALVNRKRVAVPRCIPNTHEMEFYYIRSLKDLEKGSFGVMEPIAKRCERVTDLSHGFCIVPGFSFDAQGFRLGYGKGYYDRFLSRFGGVTVGFCYSSCVQWVLPHGYYDRPVDILVTERYVRRTARSAK comes from the coding sequence ATGCCGGTAAGGAACATCAGGGAGGTGAAAATCGGTCTGCGTGCGAAGTTCCGCCGCATGCGTGAAAATATGACGGAGGAAAAAAGAAGGAGGCTGGATGCGGAAATCCAGTGCCGGCTTTTGACTCTGCGGGAATACGCCAGGGCGGACACGATTTTTACTTATGTGAGCAAACCGATCGAGGTGGACACGATTTCCATCATCAAGGCGGCGCTTGTGAACCGAAAGCGCGTCGCCGTGCCGCGCTGCATTCCGAATACGCACGAAATGGAATTCTACTATATCCGCTCGCTTAAAGACCTGGAAAAGGGCAGCTTCGGCGTCATGGAGCCGATTGCGAAAAGGTGCGAGCGGGTGACGGACCTTTCGCACGGATTCTGCATCGTGCCAGGCTTTTCGTTCGACGCGCAGGGGTTCCGGCTGGGGTACGGGAAAGGATATTACGACCGTTTCCTTTCCCGGTTCGGCGGGGTTACCGTCGGCTTCTGCTATTCTTCCTGCGTCCAGTGGGTTCTGCCCCACGGGTATTACGACAGGCCGGTCGATATTCTTGTGACCGAACGATATGTCCGAAGGACCGCGAGAAGCGCGAAATAG
- the thyX gene encoding Flavin-dependent thymidylate synthase, giving the protein MAKVTLLAYTPDPEKTVAAAAKLCYSPVDVDHIMDGLTEEKTADFVDMLARLGHESPIEHASFTFAIEGVSRSFLAQMTRHRIASYSVQSQRYVSEQNFEYVIPPEIEAIPQAKAEFLASMEESRRRYENLAEILQKKHETELLKQGKEPKAAARAAQKQAIEDARFVLPNACGTKMICTMNARSLSNFFSLRCCNRAQWEIRGVATRMLRLVRGVAPHLFARCGPPCLRGACPEGKMSCGKAEQVRAYFEHLEETK; this is encoded by the coding sequence ATGGCGAAGGTAACGCTTCTGGCTTATACTCCCGATCCGGAAAAGACCGTGGCGGCCGCGGCGAAGCTCTGTTACTCGCCGGTGGATGTGGATCATATCATGGATGGCCTGACGGAGGAAAAAACGGCGGATTTTGTGGACATGCTCGCCCGGCTCGGCCATGAAAGCCCCATTGAGCACGCCTCTTTCACCTTTGCGATTGAAGGGGTGTCGCGCTCGTTTTTGGCGCAGATGACCCGTCACCGCATCGCTTCGTACAGCGTGCAGAGCCAGCGGTACGTTTCGGAACAGAATTTCGAGTATGTGATTCCGCCGGAAATCGAGGCGATTCCGCAGGCGAAGGCCGAATTTCTGGCTTCGATGGAAGAATCCCGCCGCCGTTATGAAAACTTGGCGGAAATTCTTCAGAAAAAGCATGAAACGGAACTTTTGAAACAGGGGAAAGAGCCGAAGGCGGCGGCAAGAGCCGCGCAGAAACAGGCCATCGAAGATGCCCGGTTCGTGCTTCCGAACGCATGCGGCACGAAGATGATCTGCACGATGAATGCGCGCTCCCTTTCCAATTTCTTTTCCCTGCGCTGCTGCAACCGCGCCCAGTGGGAGATCCGCGGTGTCGCGACCCGGATGCTGCGCCTTGTGCGCGGCGTCGCGCCGCATCTGTTCGCCCGCTGCGGCCCGCCGTGCCTGCGCGGGGCCTGCCCGGAAGGGAAGATGTCCTGCGGAAAGGCGGAGCAGGTCCGCGCGTATTTTGAGCATCTGGAGGAGACGAAGTGA
- the ppk gene encoding Polyphosphate kinase, with protein MDKKNDFPYYNRELSWMDFNDRVLEEALDKKNPIMERLRFLGITASNLDEFFMVRVAGVKAQIHSGYRAADLSGLTPSELLVKLTEKIRDFTEKQYSGLHRSILPALKKDRIRFLTPEEMNDRQKKYISDYFERVLFPVLTPLAVDRSRPFPILSNKSLNLAVRLKNGDETCFALVQVPSILSRFLEVPSETSKVFILLENIIMYKINDLFGLYGIEACSPFRLTRNADLEIDEDAEDLLMEVEKSIKKRKRGRPVRLEILQKCDRETKDFLIEMLHLKDEDIFEVPGPIDLTFFTKFASLPGYENLCFEPIRPVYQPDAFWGHEDIFEAIREKDRMVHHPYESFQYVADFIHRAADDENVLAIKQTLYRVSIHSSVIAALIRAAGNGKQVTVLVELKARFDEENNINWAKKLEQAGCHVIYGLAGLKTHCKILLVVRREEDGIRRYLHMGTGNYNDSTAKIYTDIGVFTCREPYGIDASSLFNVLTGYSRPPEYRKFIVAPNGMREFFQRMIAKEVENAQKGLPCGITAKMNSLVDPELIQNLYRASQAGVPVKMAVRGICCLIPGLPGISENITIHSIVGQLLEHSRIYCFENGGSPRIYMGSADWMPRNLDRRVELVFPVEGEELRARAFDILDTIFSDNINARIMQPDTSYLRVDRRGKQPVNCQTEFARKARENMIQAQKAEGEKLFEPINSAEAAARLLKE; from the coding sequence ATGGACAAAAAAAATGATTTTCCCTATTATAACCGGGAGCTGAGCTGGATGGACTTCAACGACCGCGTGCTGGAGGAAGCCCTGGACAAGAAAAACCCCATTATGGAACGGCTGCGCTTTCTGGGGATCACCGCATCGAACCTGGATGAATTCTTTATGGTGCGCGTCGCCGGGGTGAAGGCGCAGATCCATTCGGGCTACCGGGCGGCAGACCTTTCCGGCCTGACGCCGTCGGAGCTGCTTGTAAAGCTGACGGAAAAAATACGGGACTTTACGGAAAAGCAGTATTCCGGGCTGCACCGCTCGATTCTTCCCGCCCTGAAAAAAGACCGCATCCGCTTTCTGACGCCGGAAGAGATGAACGACCGGCAGAAAAAATATATCTCGGACTATTTCGAACGGGTGCTGTTCCCCGTGCTGACCCCGCTCGCCGTGGACAGAAGCCGCCCGTTCCCTATCCTTTCGAACAAGAGCCTGAACCTTGCTGTGCGGCTGAAAAACGGGGACGAAACCTGTTTCGCGCTGGTGCAGGTGCCCTCCATCCTCTCGCGTTTTCTGGAAGTTCCGAGCGAAACCAGCAAGGTCTTTATCCTGCTCGAGAACATCATCATGTACAAAATCAACGACCTGTTCGGGCTTTACGGCATCGAGGCCTGCTCGCCGTTCCGGCTGACCCGCAACGCCGACCTGGAAATTGACGAGGACGCCGAGGACCTTTTGATGGAGGTGGAAAAATCCATCAAAAAGCGCAAGCGCGGCCGCCCCGTCCGGCTGGAGATCCTTCAGAAATGCGACCGCGAGACAAAGGATTTTCTCATCGAGATGCTCCATCTGAAGGACGAGGACATCTTCGAGGTTCCGGGGCCGATCGACCTGACGTTCTTTACGAAATTCGCCTCGCTCCCCGGGTATGAAAATCTGTGCTTCGAGCCGATCCGCCCCGTCTACCAGCCCGACGCCTTCTGGGGTCACGAGGATATTTTCGAGGCGATCCGGGAAAAGGACCGCATGGTCCACCATCCTTACGAAAGCTTTCAGTATGTGGCCGACTTCATCCACCGGGCGGCGGACGACGAAAACGTGCTGGCCATCAAGCAGACGTTGTACCGCGTCAGCATCCATTCCTCGGTGATCGCGGCGCTGATCCGCGCGGCGGGAAACGGCAAGCAGGTGACGGTTCTGGTGGAGCTGAAAGCCCGCTTCGACGAGGAAAACAACATCAACTGGGCCAAAAAGCTGGAGCAGGCCGGCTGCCATGTGATCTACGGCCTGGCCGGGCTGAAAACGCACTGCAAGATCCTGCTGGTGGTCCGCCGGGAAGAGGATGGAATCCGCCGCTACCTTCACATGGGCACCGGCAACTACAACGACTCCACCGCCAAAATCTATACGGACATCGGCGTTTTCACCTGCAGGGAGCCCTACGGCATCGACGCCTCTTCCCTGTTCAACGTGCTCACCGGCTATTCCCGCCCCCCGGAATACCGAAAATTCATCGTGGCGCCGAACGGGATGCGGGAGTTTTTCCAGCGGATGATCGCAAAGGAGGTCGAAAACGCGCAGAAAGGCCTGCCCTGCGGCATCACGGCTAAGATGAACTCCCTGGTCGACCCCGAGCTGATCCAGAACCTTTACCGGGCCTCTCAGGCGGGCGTTCCGGTGAAGATGGCCGTGCGGGGCATCTGCTGCCTGATTCCGGGCCTGCCGGGGATCAGCGAGAACATCACGATCCACAGCATCGTCGGGCAGCTTCTGGAGCACAGCCGCATCTACTGCTTCGAAAACGGCGGGAGTCCCCGCATTTATATGGGCAGCGCGGACTGGATGCCCCGGAATCTGGACCGGCGCGTGGAGCTTGTGTTCCCGGTGGAAGGGGAAGAGCTGCGCGCGCGCGCGTTCGATATTCTGGACACCATATTCAGCGACAACATCAACGCGAGGATCATGCAGCCTGACACCAGCTACCTGCGTGTGGACCGCCGGGGAAAACAGCCGGTGAACTGTCAGACCGAATTTGCCCGCAAAGCGCGCGAAAACATGATTCAGGCACAAAAAGCGGAAGGTGAAAAACTCTTCGAGCCGATCAACAGCGCCGAAGCCGCCGCCCGGCTACTGAAAGAATAA
- a CDS encoding conserved protein of unknown function (Evidence 4 : Unknown function but conserved in other organisms), translating to MLNFEYPSIEDRSWLRPILSGSGFMGSENAFGTLFLWSGSYHSRVCRKDGFVFLSSGEHFHTYNFPFTEDPDRAGDLGDALRILIGDAHEKAHRFQMWGMTPRETKLMEEAMPGTFEFTLDRDGSDYLYSPRDLIELSGRKFHGKRNHLARFNRQYQWTYEDVTPENLEPCREVAREWCRQNGCTENGLDKEACALRRAFDYFAELHLLGGLIRIDGKPVAFTIGEEINPKTFLLHFEKALPDYEGLYAAINHEFAAKNLSGYEYVNREEDMGLEGLRRAKLSYNPSLLLKKYRAVLKENGNE from the coding sequence ATGTTGAATTTTGAATATCCATCCATCGAAGACAGAAGCTGGCTGCGGCCGATCCTTTCGGGTTCGGGCTTTATGGGAAGCGAAAATGCGTTCGGAACTCTTTTTCTGTGGAGCGGGTCGTACCATTCCAGGGTGTGCCGCAAAGACGGGTTTGTGTTTTTGTCCTCCGGGGAGCATTTCCACACCTATAATTTTCCTTTTACAGAAGACCCGGACCGGGCGGGAGACCTGGGGGACGCGCTCCGGATCCTGATCGGGGATGCGCATGAAAAGGCGCACCGGTTTCAGATGTGGGGGATGACGCCCCGGGAAACGAAGCTGATGGAAGAAGCCATGCCGGGGACTTTCGAGTTCACGCTGGACCGTGACGGATCGGATTATCTTTACAGCCCGCGCGACCTGATCGAGCTTTCCGGCCGGAAATTTCACGGCAAGCGGAACCACCTGGCGCGGTTCAACCGGCAGTATCAATGGACGTATGAGGATGTGACGCCGGAAAACCTCGAGCCCTGCCGCGAGGTGGCCCGCGAATGGTGCAGGCAGAACGGGTGCACCGAAAACGGGCTGGACAAGGAAGCGTGCGCCCTGCGCAGGGCGTTCGACTATTTTGCGGAGCTGCATCTTCTCGGCGGCCTGATCCGGATCGACGGGAAGCCGGTGGCGTTCACGATCGGAGAAGAGATTAACCCCAAAACGTTCCTGCTCCACTTTGAAAAAGCCCTGCCGGATTACGAAGGGCTTTACGCGGCCATCAATCATGAGTTCGCGGCGAAGAACCTTTCCGGCTACGAGTATGTCAACCGGGAGGAGGATATGGGCCTCGAGGGCCTGCGGCGGGCGAAGCTTTCCTACAATCCGTCGCTTCTTCTGAAAAAATACAGGGCCGTGCTGAAGGAAAACGGAAATGAGTAG